A window of the Neochlamydia sp. AcF84 genome harbors these coding sequences:
- a CDS encoding patatin-like phospholipase family protein, whose protein sequence is MKFPIKTLVPLEKKCWSLNFFRFFTALIFFFLLFSLSGCRYSHRLVPTVNPPSLPSFYVPKKIRVALVLGSGGVRGMAHVGVIEELEAAGISVDLIVGCSAGSIVGALYADNPCAKYIKEAVWNLKAASLLDFDLWQCRYGLCQGRSLSKVLNKYLKSETFEELKIPLVIVASDLNSGELIPIGSGDVEKAVQASCSIPFIFIPQEHLGRILVDGGVVNPVPVEVAFDIGAELIIAVDLCELLPRTFPTNLFEVATRSAEIAFMWQNETCCHHADVIIRPKTCDIGTFSDHLRDQIYEAGRRAAREKIPEILRKLDALKSNPINDSLEEDDWCLYSPQCYTPQIYLKKTATGNAPD, encoded by the coding sequence ATGAAATTTCCTATTAAAACACTTGTTCCGCTTGAAAAAAAATGCTGGAGTCTGAATTTTTTTAGATTCTTTACTGCTTTGATATTCTTTTTCTTACTCTTTTCTTTGAGCGGGTGCCGTTACTCTCATCGTCTCGTTCCGACTGTAAATCCTCCTTCTCTCCCTTCATTTTATGTCCCTAAAAAAATTCGTGTTGCATTAGTTCTAGGAAGTGGGGGCGTACGTGGTATGGCCCATGTAGGGGTTATTGAAGAACTTGAAGCTGCAGGAATATCGGTGGATCTAATAGTCGGATGTAGTGCAGGCAGTATCGTAGGTGCTTTATATGCGGATAATCCTTGTGCTAAATATATTAAAGAAGCCGTTTGGAACTTAAAGGCAGCTTCTTTGTTAGATTTCGACCTATGGCAATGCCGTTATGGTCTTTGTCAGGGTCGGTCGTTAAGTAAAGTTTTAAATAAATATTTAAAATCAGAAACCTTTGAAGAGCTGAAAATCCCTTTAGTAATAGTGGCTAGTGACTTAAATTCTGGAGAATTGATTCCCATAGGTTCGGGAGATGTTGAAAAAGCCGTCCAAGCCTCTTGCTCGATTCCTTTTATATTTATACCCCAGGAACACCTAGGACGTATACTAGTGGACGGGGGTGTGGTCAATCCAGTTCCGGTAGAGGTGGCGTTTGATATAGGAGCTGAGCTTATCATCGCGGTAGATCTTTGTGAACTTTTGCCCCGTACTTTTCCCACCAATCTTTTTGAAGTAGCCACCCGTAGCGCAGAGATAGCCTTTATGTGGCAAAATGAGACCTGCTGCCATCATGCGGATGTAATTATCCGTCCTAAAACTTGCGATATTGGTACTTTTAGTGATCATTTAAGAGACCAGATTTATGAAGCGGGAAGGCGTGCTGCCAGGGAGAAAATCCCTGAAATTCTGAGGAAGTTAGACGCTTTAAAATCCAACCCCATTAATGATAGCTTAGAGGAAGATGATTGGTGCCTCTATTCGCCTCAATGTTATACACCTCAAATTTATTTAAAGAAAACAGCTACCGGAAATGCCCCTGATTGA